One Streptomyces sp. L2 genomic window carries:
- a CDS encoding MerR family transcriptional regulator: protein MSYSVGQVAGFAGVTVRTLHHYDEIGLLVPGERTHAGHRRYTDTDLDRLQQVLFYRELGFPLDEVAALLDDPAVDPRAHLRRQHELLTARIEKLQKMATAVEHAMEARKMGIDLTPEERFEVFGDKDPEQYREEAEARWGDTEAYAESQRRAATYTKEDWKRIQAEVDDWGRRYAALVATGERPSGEAAMDLAEEHRQHISGYFFEVPYEMHRCFGEMYVSDERFKAFYDAMGAGVAEHLRDAILANADRHTS, encoded by the coding sequence GTGAGCTACTCCGTGGGACAGGTCGCGGGGTTCGCCGGAGTCACGGTGCGCACCCTGCACCACTACGACGAGATCGGCCTGCTCGTGCCCGGCGAACGCACCCACGCGGGGCACCGGCGCTACACCGACACCGACCTCGACCGGCTCCAGCAGGTCCTGTTCTACCGGGAGCTCGGCTTCCCCCTCGACGAGGTCGCGGCCCTGCTCGACGACCCGGCGGTGGACCCGCGCGCCCACCTGCGCCGCCAGCACGAACTGCTGACGGCCCGGATCGAGAAGCTGCAGAAGATGGCCACGGCCGTGGAACACGCCATGGAGGCACGCAAGATGGGCATCGACCTCACACCCGAGGAGCGGTTCGAGGTGTTCGGGGACAAGGACCCCGAGCAGTACCGCGAGGAGGCGGAGGCACGCTGGGGCGACACCGAGGCGTACGCCGAGTCGCAGCGCCGGGCCGCCACGTACACCAAGGAGGACTGGAAGCGCATCCAGGCCGAGGTCGACGACTGGGGCCGGCGCTACGCGGCCCTCGTCGCCACCGGCGAGCGCCCGTCCGGCGAGGCCGCCATGGACCTCGCCGAGGAACACCGGCAGCACATCAGCGGGTACTTCTTCGAGGTCCCCTACGAGATGCACCGGTGCTTCGGCGAGATGTACGTCTCCGACGAGCGTTTCAAGGCGTTCTACGACGCGATGGGCGCCGGCGTCGCCGAGCACCTGCGCGACGCGATCCTGGCCAACGCCGACCGCCACACGTCATGA
- a CDS encoding VTT domain-containing protein, which yields MMTLALGPSWMDPNHLLDTYGIWGLLIVVFAESGLLIGFFLPGDSLLFTCGLLITSGQLDFPLWAAIVLICLAAILGDQAGYMFGKKVGPSLFNRPDSRLFKQENVVKAHEFFEKYGPKSLVLARFVPIVRTFTPIIAGVSGMRYRSFLTFNIIGGTLWGAGVTLLGSWLGNITFVKNNIEAILILIVLVSVVPIAIEFLRARSKNKKTPPPPPPPAPVHQQPPAPMMDDATTRLRRIDPEPQYDQPYQQQQDQYWNQNYDNQYYGDQQYPQQQQYGYDYNQGEYRAP from the coding sequence GTGATGACACTCGCCCTAGGCCCGAGCTGGATGGATCCCAACCACCTGCTCGACACGTACGGCATCTGGGGCCTGCTGATCGTCGTCTTCGCCGAGTCCGGCCTGCTCATCGGCTTCTTCCTGCCCGGCGACTCGCTCCTGTTCACCTGCGGTCTGCTGATCACGTCCGGTCAGCTGGACTTCCCGCTGTGGGCCGCGATCGTCCTGATCTGCCTCGCCGCGATCCTCGGCGACCAGGCGGGCTACATGTTCGGCAAGAAGGTCGGCCCGTCCCTGTTCAACCGGCCCGACTCGCGGCTGTTCAAGCAGGAGAACGTCGTCAAGGCGCACGAGTTCTTCGAGAAGTACGGCCCGAAGTCCCTGGTCCTCGCCCGCTTCGTGCCCATCGTCCGCACCTTCACGCCGATCATCGCCGGCGTCAGCGGCATGCGGTACCGCTCCTTCCTCACCTTCAACATCATCGGCGGCACCCTCTGGGGCGCGGGCGTCACCCTGCTCGGCTCCTGGCTGGGCAACATCACGTTCGTCAAGAACAACATCGAGGCGATCCTCATCCTGATCGTCCTCGTCTCGGTCGTCCCGATCGCCATCGAGTTCCTCCGAGCCCGCTCCAAGAACAAGAAGACCCCGCCCCCGCCCCCGCCCCCGGCTCCGGTTCACCAGCAGCCCCCGGCCCCGATGATGGACGACGCCACGACCCGGCTCCGCCGCATCGACCCGGAACCGCAGTACGACCAGCCGTACCAGCAACAGCAGGACCAGTACTGGAACCAGAACTACGACAACCAGTACTACGGCGACCAGCAGTACCCGCAGCAACAGCAGTACGGCTACGACTACAACCAGGGCGAATACCGCGCCCCTTAG
- a CDS encoding YbjQ family protein: MGLDDYGGGQGPQPDVLVVTTNDVPGHRVEQVIGEVFGLTVRSRHLGSQIGAGLKSMIGGELKGLTKTLVETRNQAMERLVEQARARGANGVLAFRFDVTEAADVGTEVCAYGTAVVLARE, from the coding sequence ATGGGACTCGATGACTACGGCGGCGGCCAGGGGCCCCAGCCGGACGTGCTGGTCGTGACGACGAACGACGTGCCCGGACACCGGGTGGAACAGGTGATCGGCGAGGTCTTCGGCCTCACCGTGCGCTCGCGGCATCTCGGCAGCCAGATCGGCGCCGGGCTGAAGTCGATGATCGGCGGCGAGCTGAAGGGCCTCACGAAGACGCTCGTGGAGACCCGCAACCAGGCCATGGAGCGCCTGGTGGAGCAGGCACGCGCGCGTGGGGCCAACGGTGTGCTGGCGTTCCGGTTCGACGTGACCGAGGCGGCGGACGTCGGGACCGAGGTGTGCGCGTACGGCACCGCCGTGGTCCTGGCCCGGGAGTGA
- a CDS encoding threonine/serine exporter family protein: MTEAEDRKPRSDEARTTYDPEITSEFALPEGMVAPRAGGESETTSEFAVPQGLASPQQAGAEPEGSAFSTPRTYSAKDAPPAFTPAAGVPLVSLVKDAPWQDRMRTMLRMPVTERPAPEPVQRVEEEGPAVPRVLDLTLRIGELLLAGGENAEDVEAAMFAVCRSYGLDRCEPNVTFTLLSISHQPSLVEDPVTASRTVRRRGTDYTRLAAVFRLVDDLTDPEAHISLEEAYRRLAEIRRNRHPYPGWALTASAGLLAGAASVLVGGDLLVFVAAAVGAMLGDRLAWLCAGRGLPEFYQFTVAAMPPAAIGVALTVAHVDVKASAVITGGLFALLPGRALVAGVQDGLTGFYITASARLLEVMYFFVGIVVGVLVVLYFGVKVGAKLNPDAALNMPERPLVQIAASMLLSLTFAVLLQQERSTVLAVTLNGGIAWSVYGAMRYAGDISPVASTAVAAGLVGLFGQLLSRYRFASALPYTTAAIGPLLPGSATYFGLLSMAQNHVDKGLVSLAKAASLAMAIAIGVNLGSEISRLTLRVGSAGKRRAAKRTRGF, encoded by the coding sequence GTGACGGAGGCGGAGGACAGGAAGCCGCGGTCGGACGAGGCGCGGACCACGTACGACCCGGAGATCACCTCCGAGTTCGCCCTCCCCGAGGGGATGGTGGCCCCCAGGGCCGGCGGTGAGTCCGAGACGACGTCGGAGTTCGCCGTCCCGCAGGGCCTGGCGTCGCCGCAGCAGGCAGGGGCCGAGCCGGAGGGGTCGGCGTTCAGCACCCCGCGCACCTACAGCGCCAAGGACGCCCCGCCCGCGTTCACACCGGCCGCCGGGGTGCCGCTGGTCAGCCTCGTCAAGGACGCCCCCTGGCAGGACCGGATGCGCACGATGCTGCGCATGCCGGTGACCGAGCGGCCGGCGCCGGAACCGGTGCAGCGGGTCGAGGAGGAGGGCCCCGCCGTCCCGCGCGTGCTCGACCTGACCCTGCGTATCGGGGAGCTGCTGCTGGCGGGCGGGGAGAACGCCGAGGACGTGGAGGCCGCGATGTTCGCGGTGTGCCGGTCCTACGGCCTCGACCGCTGCGAGCCGAACGTCACGTTCACCCTGCTGTCGATCTCCCACCAGCCGTCCCTGGTCGAGGACCCGGTGACGGCGTCCCGCACGGTACGGCGCCGGGGCACGGACTACACGCGGCTCGCGGCCGTGTTCCGGCTGGTGGACGACCTCACCGACCCCGAGGCGCACATCTCGCTGGAGGAGGCGTACCGGCGTCTTGCCGAGATCCGCCGCAACCGGCACCCGTACCCCGGCTGGGCGCTCACCGCGAGCGCCGGGCTGCTGGCGGGCGCGGCCTCCGTCCTCGTCGGCGGCGACCTGCTGGTGTTCGTGGCGGCGGCGGTCGGCGCGATGCTCGGCGACCGGCTGGCCTGGCTCTGCGCCGGGCGCGGGCTGCCCGAGTTCTACCAGTTCACGGTGGCCGCGATGCCGCCCGCGGCGATCGGTGTGGCGCTCACGGTCGCGCACGTCGACGTGAAGGCGTCCGCGGTGATCACCGGTGGTCTGTTCGCGCTGCTGCCGGGGCGGGCGCTGGTGGCGGGCGTGCAGGACGGGCTGACCGGCTTCTACATCACCGCGTCCGCACGCCTGCTGGAGGTCATGTACTTCTTCGTCGGCATCGTGGTGGGCGTGCTGGTCGTCCTGTACTTCGGCGTGAAGGTGGGCGCCAAGCTCAATCCGGACGCGGCGCTGAACATGCCCGAGCGGCCGCTGGTGCAGATCGCCGCGTCGATGCTGCTGTCGCTGACGTTCGCGGTGCTGTTGCAGCAGGAACGGTCCACCGTGCTGGCGGTCACCCTGAACGGGGGGATCGCGTGGTCGGTCTACGGCGCGATGCGCTACGCCGGCGACATCTCGCCGGTGGCGTCCACCGCCGTGGCCGCGGGGCTGGTGGGGCTGTTCGGGCAGCTGCTGTCCCGGTACCGGTTCGCGTCGGCGCTGCCGTACACGACGGCGGCGATCGGGCCGCTGCTGCCTGGGTCGGCGACCTATTTCGGGCTGTTGTCGATGGCGCAGAACCATGTCGACAAGGGGTTGGTGTCCTTGGCCAAGGCCGCGTCCTTGGCGATGGCCATCGCCATTGGGGTCAACCTGGGGTCGGAGATCTCGCGGCTGACGTTGCGGGTCGGCTCCGCCGGGAAGCGGCGGGCTGCTAAGCGGACCCGGGGTTTTTAA
- a CDS encoding ion channel protein — translation MAQDSARQAPPNAEAAPARVLLSLVLPAAAVGVVASLVFVGVSDAAEQLQHVLWGPLPDALGVGRYSVLWMFVMLVGTGVAVGLVVWLVPGHAGPDPATLGLNAPVLPPAVLPGLVVAVGLMLAGGPSLGPENPIIAVNVGLAAWLGASLLPRVPGALWPVLAEAATIGALFGTPVAAALVISEALAGRPMRGQLWDSLFAPLTAAAFGALTTTLVSKASFDLGLPSFGRPTWGDLPAAIVIASAAALLGMAAVRLLPYVHAAFQRLRHPMLMLPAGGVVLGALGALGGHLTLFKGLAEVGELAHDPEGWSAGRLATMAVVKLAALLVAASCGFRGGRIFPAVFVGTALGLCAHALVPAVHPALGVATAVLGMLLAITRQGWVSLFVAAVLVASPTVLALLCVASLPAWLLVTGRPQMQLRADGSPVR, via the coding sequence GTGGCTCAGGACTCCGCGCGGCAGGCGCCCCCGAACGCCGAGGCGGCCCCCGCGCGGGTGCTGCTGTCACTCGTCCTGCCCGCCGCCGCCGTGGGCGTGGTCGCGAGCCTGGTGTTCGTCGGGGTGAGCGATGCCGCCGAACAGCTCCAGCACGTGCTGTGGGGGCCGCTGCCGGACGCGCTGGGGGTGGGCCGCTACTCGGTGCTGTGGATGTTCGTGATGCTCGTCGGGACGGGGGTCGCGGTCGGGCTGGTCGTCTGGCTGGTGCCGGGGCACGCCGGGCCCGACCCGGCGACCCTGGGGCTGAACGCGCCGGTCCTGCCGCCGGCGGTGCTGCCCGGGCTGGTGGTGGCGGTCGGGCTGATGCTCGCCGGCGGGCCGAGCCTGGGCCCCGAGAACCCGATCATCGCCGTGAACGTGGGCCTCGCGGCCTGGCTCGGCGCGTCCCTGCTGCCCCGGGTGCCGGGCGCCCTGTGGCCGGTGCTGGCGGAGGCGGCGACGATCGGCGCGCTGTTCGGGACGCCGGTGGCGGCGGCGCTGGTGATCTCCGAGGCGCTCGCGGGACGGCCGATGCGGGGGCAGCTGTGGGACAGCCTGTTCGCGCCTCTGACGGCCGCCGCGTTCGGGGCACTGACGACCACGCTGGTCTCCAAGGCGAGCTTCGACCTGGGGCTGCCGTCCTTCGGGCGGCCCACGTGGGGCGATCTGCCGGCCGCCATCGTCATCGCCTCGGCGGCGGCCCTGCTCGGGATGGCCGCCGTACGCCTGCTGCCGTACGTCCACGCGGCCTTCCAGCGGCTGCGCCACCCGATGCTGATGCTTCCGGCCGGCGGGGTCGTGCTGGGTGCTCTGGGGGCGCTGGGAGGGCATCTGACGCTGTTCAAGGGGCTGGCGGAGGTCGGGGAGCTGGCCCATGACCCCGAGGGCTGGTCCGCCGGCCGGCTGGCCACGATGGCCGTGGTGAAGCTGGCCGCCCTGCTGGTCGCCGCGTCCTGCGGCTTCCGCGGCGGGCGGATCTTCCCGGCCGTGTTCGTCGGCACCGCCCTCGGGCTGTGCGCGCACGCCCTGGTTCCGGCCGTCCACCCCGCGCTGGGCGTGGCGACGGCCGTTCTGGGCATGTTGTTGGCGATCACCCGGCAGGGCTGGGTGAGCCTGTTCGTGGCCGCCGTGCTGGTGGCCTCGCCGACGGTCCTCGCCCTGCTGTGCGTGGCGTCGCTGCCGGCCTGGCTGCTGGTGACGGGGCGGCCGCAGATGCAGTTGCGGGCCGACGGCAGCCCGGTCCGCTGA
- the dacB gene encoding D-alanyl-D-alanine carboxypeptidase/D-alanyl-D-alanine-endopeptidase has translation MVRIANAVRPRLARAATAARPRVARLARAVRSTRAHLPGSRTVRTVRTWQFTAGAATAGLALAAGVVTVAGPWDANGQRTAERDRAVALERSGGADHGAGTAAGAPRPAPSAPPVLTGLGAAGTTVTTKEAPPGPDALASVLGPLLGAPALSGGHAAVVVDVATGKRLYGVDADRPSTPASTTKLATATAALSALGPDHRFTTRAALEPDTGELVLVGGGDPTLTAHRDAQGWASLRTLAADTAKALRERGIHQVTLSYDTTLFTGPALHPIGVNVNLAPVTALAADEGRTDDSTHGPVTRVADPAADATRAFAAFLNDAGVRTSSPGPSKATTRAETLATVSSPPLSALVERMLTNSDNDIAETLARQTALATSEPGSFDGGARAIAAQLRKLGLPLAGASFHDGSGLNRDDKVTADLLTAVLVKAADPAHPELRPILTGLPIAGFTGTMAGRETEGAAGLVRAKTGTLTGVNTLAGTVVDADGRLLAFAFLASHTTNADAAQSALDTTVTALSACGCKALR, from the coding sequence GTGGTGCGGATCGCGAACGCCGTTCGACCACGTCTGGCGCGCGCCGCGACCGCCGCGAGGCCGCGGGTCGCGCGGCTGGCGAGGGCCGTACGGTCCACGCGTGCGCACCTCCCCGGCTCGCGGACCGTCAGGACGGTCCGGACCTGGCAGTTCACCGCCGGTGCCGCCACCGCCGGACTGGCGCTGGCCGCCGGTGTGGTGACCGTGGCAGGTCCCTGGGACGCCAACGGCCAGCGTACGGCCGAGCGGGACCGGGCGGTCGCCCTGGAGCGGTCAGGTGGCGCAGATCACGGCGCCGGTACGGCCGCGGGGGCGCCCAGGCCCGCCCCGAGCGCCCCGCCCGTACTGACCGGTCTGGGGGCCGCCGGGACCACCGTGACGACCAAGGAGGCCCCGCCCGGCCCGGACGCCCTGGCGAGCGTCCTGGGGCCCCTCCTGGGCGCCCCCGCGCTCAGCGGCGGCCACGCGGCGGTCGTCGTCGACGTGGCCACCGGCAAGCGGCTCTACGGCGTCGACGCCGACCGGCCCAGCACGCCCGCCTCCACCACCAAGCTGGCCACCGCCACCGCGGCCCTGTCCGCGCTCGGCCCCGACCACCGCTTCACCACCCGGGCCGCGCTCGAACCCGACACCGGGGAACTGGTGCTCGTCGGCGGCGGCGACCCCACGCTGACCGCGCACCGGGACGCCCAGGGCTGGGCCTCGCTGCGCACCCTGGCCGCCGACACCGCGAAGGCGCTGCGCGAGCGCGGCATCCACCAGGTCACGCTGTCGTACGACACCACGCTCTTCACCGGCCCCGCCCTGCACCCCATCGGCGTGAACGTCAACCTCGCGCCCGTCACCGCCCTGGCCGCCGACGAGGGCCGCACCGACGACTCCACCCACGGCCCCGTCACCCGGGTCGCCGACCCCGCGGCGGACGCCACGCGCGCGTTCGCGGCCTTCCTGAACGACGCCGGCGTCAGGACCTCGTCCCCCGGGCCCTCCAAGGCGACCACCCGCGCCGAGACCCTCGCGACCGTCTCCTCGCCGCCGCTGTCCGCCCTGGTCGAGCGCATGCTGACCAACAGCGACAACGACATCGCCGAGACCCTCGCCCGGCAGACCGCCCTCGCCACCAGCGAACCGGGCAGCTTCGACGGCGGTGCCCGCGCGATCGCCGCCCAGCTGAGGAAGCTGGGGCTGCCGCTGGCCGGAGCCTCGTTCCACGACGGCAGCGGGCTGAACCGGGACGACAAGGTCACCGCCGACCTCCTCACGGCCGTCCTCGTCAAGGCCGCCGACCCCGCCCACCCCGAACTGCGGCCCATCCTCACCGGCCTGCCCATCGCCGGCTTCACCGGCACGATGGCGGGCCGCGAGACCGAGGGCGCGGCGGGGCTCGTCCGCGCCAAGACCGGCACCCTCACCGGCGTCAACACCCTCGCCGGCACGGTCGTCGACGCCGACGGCCGCCTCCTCGCCTTCGCCTTCCTCGCCTCCCACACCACGAACGCCGACGCGGCGCAGTCCGCCCTCGACACGACGGTCACTGCGCTGTCCGCCTGCGGCTGCAAAGCGCTCCGCTGA
- a CDS encoding inorganic diphosphatase, translating into MEFDVTIEIPKGSRNKYEVDHETGRIRLDRRLFTSTAYPTDYGFVENTLGEDGDPLDALVILDEPTFPGCLIKCRAIGMFRMTDEAGGDDKLLCVPATDPRVEHLRDIHHVSEFDRLEIQHFFEVYKDLEPGKSVEGANWVGRTEAEIEIERSYKRFKETGGH; encoded by the coding sequence GTGGAGTTCGACGTCACGATCGAGATCCCGAAGGGTTCGCGGAACAAGTACGAGGTGGACCACGAGACCGGTCGGATCCGCCTGGACCGTCGCCTCTTCACCTCGACCGCCTACCCGACCGACTACGGATTTGTCGAGAACACCCTCGGCGAGGACGGCGACCCGCTGGACGCGCTGGTCATCCTGGACGAGCCGACCTTCCCGGGCTGCCTGATCAAGTGCCGCGCGATCGGCATGTTCCGGATGACGGACGAGGCCGGCGGCGACGACAAGCTGCTGTGCGTCCCGGCGACCGACCCGCGCGTGGAGCACCTGCGGGACATCCACCACGTGTCGGAGTTCGACCGCCTGGAGATCCAGCACTTCTTCGAGGTCTACAAGGATCTGGAGCCCGGCAAGTCGGTCGAGGGCGCCAACTGGGTGGGCCGCACCGAGGCCGAGATCGAGATCGAGCGGTCGTACAAGCGCTTCAAGGAGACGGGCGGTCACTGA
- a CDS encoding zinc-dependent metalloprotease, with the protein MTGFGGTASPGMVDWNLAVATATRLVRPGPEVSRDEARAVVAELRKHAKASEEHVRGFTRMATEDIHDTPVLVVDRPGWVRANVAGFREILKPLLEKMQERRTGNPGSAVLGAVGGKVTGVELGMLLSFLSSRVLGQYETFAPATRDLPAGGPPDAPAGGGRLLLVAPNIVHVERELDVEPHDFRLWVCLHEETHRTQFTAVPWLRDHLEGEIQSFLSETDVDPMTVLERVREAAQSLAGGRPEAEEDDGGRSFVELVQTPAQREILGRLTAVMSLLEGHADFVMDGVGPDVVPTVSEIREKFQQRRAKGASRLDLALRKLLGLDAKLRQYRDGERFVRAVVGQVGMDGFNRVWTSPNTLPTKAEIAKPADWVARVHRKAES; encoded by the coding sequence ATGACTGGCTTCGGTGGCACTGCCTCGCCCGGGATGGTCGACTGGAACCTCGCGGTGGCGACCGCGACACGGCTCGTACGACCGGGCCCCGAAGTCAGCCGCGACGAGGCGAGGGCCGTCGTCGCGGAGCTGCGCAAACACGCCAAGGCCTCGGAGGAACACGTCCGGGGCTTCACTCGTATGGCCACCGAGGACATCCACGACACCCCCGTCCTCGTCGTCGACCGCCCCGGCTGGGTCCGCGCGAACGTCGCCGGCTTCCGCGAGATCCTCAAGCCGCTCCTGGAGAAGATGCAGGAGCGCCGCACCGGCAACCCCGGCAGCGCCGTCCTCGGCGCCGTCGGCGGCAAGGTCACCGGCGTCGAACTCGGCATGCTCCTGTCCTTCCTGTCCTCCCGCGTCCTCGGCCAGTACGAGACCTTCGCCCCCGCCACCCGCGACCTCCCCGCCGGCGGCCCCCCGGACGCACCGGCCGGCGGCGGCCGCCTGCTGCTCGTCGCGCCGAACATCGTCCACGTGGAGCGCGAACTCGACGTGGAGCCCCACGACTTCCGGCTGTGGGTCTGCCTGCACGAGGAGACGCACCGCACGCAGTTCACCGCCGTGCCCTGGCTGCGGGACCACCTGGAGGGCGAAATCCAGTCGTTCTTGTCGGAGACCGACGTCGACCCGATGACCGTCCTGGAACGCGTCCGGGAAGCCGCGCAGTCCCTCGCCGGCGGCCGCCCCGAGGCCGAGGAGGACGACGGCGGACGCTCCTTCGTGGAACTGGTGCAGACCCCCGCCCAGCGCGAGATCCTCGGCCGCCTCACCGCCGTCATGTCACTGCTGGAGGGCCACGCCGACTTCGTCATGGACGGCGTCGGACCCGACGTCGTACCGACCGTCTCCGAGATCCGCGAGAAGTTCCAGCAACGACGGGCCAAGGGCGCCTCCCGGCTCGACCTCGCCCTGCGCAAACTGCTCGGCCTGGACGCCAAGCTCAGGCAGTACCGGGACGGCGAACGCTTCGTACGGGCCGTCGTCGGCCAGGTCGGCATGGACGGCTTCAACCGCGTGTGGACCTCCCCCAACACCCTCCCCACCAAGGCGGAGATCGCCAAACCGGCGGACTGGGTCGCGCGGGTGCACCGCAAGGCCGAGTCGTGA
- a CDS encoding PadR family transcriptional regulator, whose product MSAIRLLVLGAVRQHGRAHGYQVRGDLEYWGAHEWSNAKPGSVYHALKQMAKQGLLHAHESAPSTAGGPPRVEYEITGRGTEEFLRLLRASLVTYDQKIDIQSAALGFLVDLPRAEALDLLRERVRRIERWRATATEHYVPDDGPDRLGHIGEIMNLWVHRADTDAAWTQGLIGRLEAGAYTFAGEGEPFVGVLAEGAENPYATGERHPGDDR is encoded by the coding sequence ATGTCAGCGATCCGTCTTCTCGTGCTGGGGGCCGTCCGCCAGCACGGGCGGGCCCACGGGTACCAGGTGCGCGGCGACCTGGAGTACTGGGGCGCGCACGAGTGGTCCAACGCCAAACCCGGCTCGGTGTACCACGCCCTGAAGCAGATGGCCAAGCAGGGCCTGCTGCACGCGCACGAGAGCGCCCCGTCCACGGCCGGCGGCCCCCCGCGCGTGGAGTACGAGATCACCGGCCGGGGCACCGAGGAGTTCCTGCGGCTGCTGCGCGCGTCCCTCGTCACCTACGACCAGAAGATCGACATCCAGTCCGCAGCCCTCGGCTTCCTCGTCGACCTGCCCCGCGCGGAGGCACTCGACCTGCTCCGCGAGCGCGTCCGCCGCATCGAGCGCTGGCGGGCCACCGCCACCGAGCACTACGTCCCCGACGACGGCCCCGACCGGCTCGGTCACATCGGCGAGATCATGAACCTGTGGGTCCACCGCGCCGACACCGACGCCGCCTGGACCCAGGGCCTCATCGGCCGCCTGGAGGCGGGCGCGTACACGTTCGCCGGGGAGGGCGAGCCGTTCGTCGGCGTCCTCGCCGAGGGCGCCGAGAACCCGTACGCGACGGGGGAGCGGCACCCCGGCGACGACCGCTGA
- a CDS encoding glutamate decarboxylase — MALHKGPEKHDERSMSVNPFFGQANPVGGMTEAPPTHRLPDAPLPPSTAAQLVHDELMLDGNSRLNLATFVTTWMEPEAGALMAECRDKNMIDKDEYPRTAELERRCVAMLADLWNAPDPSAAVGCSTTGSSEACMLAGMALKRRWAQKNADRYPGARPNLVMGVNVQVCWEKFCNFWEVEARQVPMEGDRFHLDPQAAAELCDENTIGVVGILGSTFDGSYEPVADLCAALDALEERTGLDVPVHVDGASGAMIAPFLDEDLVWDFRLPRVASINTSGHKYGLVYPGVGWALWRDKEALPEELVFRVNYLGGDMPTFALNFSRPGAQVVAQYYTFLRLGREGYRAVQQSTRDVARRLADRIEALGDFRLLTRGDELPVFAFTTAEGVTSYDVFDVSRRLRERGWLVPAYTFPANREDLSVLRVVCRNGFSHDLADLFLDDMTRLLPELRRQSGPSTRDKGEATGFHH, encoded by the coding sequence ATGGCATTGCACAAGGGTCCCGAGAAGCACGACGAGCGGTCGATGTCGGTCAACCCGTTCTTCGGGCAGGCCAACCCGGTCGGCGGAATGACCGAGGCCCCGCCCACGCACCGGCTTCCCGACGCCCCGCTGCCGCCGTCGACGGCGGCCCAGCTGGTCCATGACGAGCTGATGCTGGACGGCAACTCGCGGCTGAACCTGGCCACCTTCGTCACCACCTGGATGGAGCCGGAGGCCGGGGCGCTCATGGCGGAGTGCCGGGACAAGAACATGATCGACAAGGACGAGTACCCGCGCACCGCCGAGCTGGAGCGGCGCTGTGTGGCGATGCTCGCCGACCTGTGGAACGCACCGGACCCCTCGGCCGCCGTGGGCTGCTCCACCACCGGGTCGAGCGAGGCGTGCATGCTGGCCGGGATGGCGCTGAAGCGGCGCTGGGCGCAGAAGAACGCCGACCGGTACCCGGGCGCCCGCCCGAACCTGGTGATGGGCGTCAACGTGCAGGTCTGCTGGGAGAAGTTCTGCAACTTCTGGGAGGTGGAGGCGCGCCAGGTGCCCATGGAGGGCGACCGCTTCCACCTAGACCCGCAGGCGGCGGCCGAGCTGTGCGACGAGAACACCATCGGGGTCGTCGGCATCCTCGGCTCCACCTTCGACGGTTCGTACGAGCCGGTCGCCGACCTGTGCGCGGCCCTGGACGCCCTGGAGGAACGGACCGGCCTGGACGTCCCGGTGCACGTCGACGGGGCGTCCGGCGCCATGATCGCGCCGTTCCTCGACGAGGACCTGGTGTGGGACTTCCGCCTCCCGCGCGTGGCGTCGATCAACACTTCGGGGCACAAGTACGGGCTGGTGTACCCGGGCGTCGGCTGGGCGCTGTGGCGGGACAAGGAGGCGCTGCCCGAGGAGCTGGTGTTCCGGGTCAACTACCTGGGCGGCGACATGCCGACGTTCGCGCTGAACTTCTCCCGGCCCGGCGCCCAGGTCGTCGCGCAGTACTACACGTTCCTGCGGCTGGGCCGCGAGGGCTACCGCGCGGTGCAGCAGTCGACGCGTGACGTGGCGCGCCGCCTCGCCGACCGGATCGAGGCGCTCGGCGACTTCCGGCTGCTGACCCGGGGCGACGAGCTGCCCGTGTTCGCGTTCACCACCGCCGAGGGCGTGACGTCGTACGACGTGTTCGACGTCTCCCGGCGGCTGCGGGAGCGGGGCTGGCTGGTGCCGGCGTACACCTTCCCGGCGAACCGGGAGGACCTGTCCGTGCTGCGGGTCGTCTGCCGCAACGGCTTCTCCCACGACCTCGCCGACCTGTTCCTGGACGACATGACCCGTCTGCTGCCGGAGCTGCGCCGCCAGTCCGGCCCGTCGACCCGCGACAAGGGCGAGGCCACCGGTTTCCACCACTGA